The Syntrophotalea acetylenivorans genome contains the following window.
TTAGGTCTTGAACTTGCTATGATTTTTACACATTTATTTTTTTTAGAAAAATCTTCTATTTGCTTGGTCAGTTTTTTCCTTAATCTTGTGCCTACCTCATCAAATCCATCTAGTAACAATACTACTTTTCCTGTTGAAACTATTGTTTCATATATATTGCCTGCTTCTACATTGAACCCCAAATAAAATAACGTATTTTTCACTAAACAGTTAAAATCTATTTCTTCATCAAATTGTCTTAGCTCAATGAATAATGGTAGGAATCTTCCTAGTTCTAATTCTTTAACGCAAAGATATCTTAAAAAGATGGATTTACCTTGCCCAGCAATTCCCTCCACAAGAATATTACTGTCAATTTCAAACTCGGATAATGATTTAATGTTTATTCGTTTCTTATCTATTATGAGAAATGGGTCGCAGTAGAACCTTTTTATAGAGATTGCCCTATCCAACTGCCAAAAAGTCTTTACCTTGCCATAATCTTCAATTTTATTCTGCAAGTCATATAAATTCTGTTTAATTTCCCTAAGTTCAATAGCATCCTTAATAGTGCCCTTAATCTTGCTATAAATATCCTTACCAAGCTCTTCGAATGCGCTTTTTGCAATCAAGGCTGCCCCAGCAGCTAATTCTCCAACAGCATTCATAGTTCCTCCATTCGCCAAGGTTTGATTATTCAAATATATCGGTAAGGGAAATTTTTGTGAATTTTATCAGCACTGCCCGAAACAAAACCAGCATAACTGAACAGGCGCTTTAGGAAAATATACTTAATTAGCCACAGCTTCAATTGATAATTACGTGGAAGAAAGGCGTGATTAATTTGATCGCTTTACAAAGTTGGTGCTTGCGAATTAGATTTTCTTGCCATTCTTTGGATCAAAAAAACTCAACAGGTGAATTTGGCGGACTTTATCATTGGTCACTACCTACCAGACAGGAAAAGTCCTCGATCTATGGACTGGGGATTTTCACGCAAATCAGAAATTTTAGTTAGCCCCTACTTCTCCCTTTTTCTACTGCCCCCAAAAGCGAGAGAACTTGTCAAATATCTTACTCTTGTTCTTCATTGGTTAGCTTGGCTGCATTGGCACTATTTCATTGTGGTGAATTCCAAAAAATAACTTGCTAACAAAGATCCCAACCTATCCCAATATAAAAGAGTTTCCAAACTGGAGAAGACTCGGTAAACGGACTTTTTTTCGTGCACGGTCATTGCTGTTTGCCACCGAACGTTAGTCGGTTTGTACAGTCTGTATAAACCAAGTAAAGCAAAAGTCCAGGCTTGTGCAATAACCTGAAAGAATTGGGGTTTTGGATGTTTTAACCTTGAAAATCGTCTTATATAGCCTGTAATGTGTTTGTGCTAGTAGTTTATACAAACTGCCAAAGCTTAGTTATGTGTAAATAAAGAGATCTACTCCTTTTGAACACAAGAAGTTGTCTACGCAATTTTATCCAATTTTTTACCGAGATAATAAAGAAGAAAAAACCATGAGTCCTGCATATAAATTCCCTTGGAAAAGAGCCTCTAGAGAGGATCTGTCTCCATATGCTTACCCTGGCAGACCTCAAAACAAAATTCTAACCTCAATAAGAGAAAAAGAAAAAGCTAATCCAGCGCCTTTCTCTGATAGAACCCTCATCCGTATGGACAATTCCGGGGCGCCAGATTTTGAAAAGCCTTTCAATTTTACTCCATTCTTACGAGCTGATTGGGTAGAATCCACTGAAAACTTGAATATTCCTGTATGCCAAATACTTGGTTGCCATAGCACTAATAACCTTGATAACTACCAACCCGGTGACACTTTCAAAGAAGTACTTTTCGAATCTTTACATGGTTTGGGCATTATTGAGGAAAGTAGTAAATTTTTAGTTGGCCCTGCTTCGAAAGATATTGAAATGCCACACGTAAGAGACCCTGAAGTTCCCAAGTCAGGATCTCACGGACCTTTAATACTGTCTCAGTACGGGGATTGGTTTTTTATAAAAAATGGGCAACAAAGGGGAATTATTGCAATGTATTTGATATGGCAGAAGTATGGAGATAAAGGTCTTTTAAAAAACGTCAAAGTTAATAGTTACATACCAAAACATGCTGGAGACGTATAAACACATAACAAAAGTTTCAAGCGGATAGAAGACACAGAGGCGCATCACGAATAATGTCTACCAGTTTGTTCTGAGATGGCCTGCCGTTTAAATTAACCTGTTATGCCACAAAACAAATAAAAGGGAAAAATATGCATTTCAATGTTGGTGATGTAATTGATGAGAGATTTGAAGTTACTGGGACCTGTAGTGAGGCAGGGGGGATGGGTGCCATACTTTTCGTCAAAGACATTGAAGGTGAAATTACAGAAGAAATTGTTCTTAAGTATTGTAAAGAAGAAGATGATGAGTACATAAAAAGATTCCGAAGAGAAGTCAGACTTCTAACTGAATTCGAAGGAAATTCTAAGGTTGTGCAGGTTTTGCATCACAATGTTAAACATGATCCTCCATATTTTGTAATGCGGTACTACCCCGATGGTGACCTGACTAGTCTTGCTGATGAATTGGAAAGCGATCTTCAATGCCAGGAAGAAATCATCAATGCAATGATAGCCTGCATTGCCGAGCTCCACTCCCAAGACGTATTTCACCGCGATATCAAACCTCAAAATTTCCTGTGCGATGGTGACAGCATTGTTGTCTCTGATTTCGGCTTGGGCATGGAGCCAAACTCAACCTCTAGGTTTACAAGTAGTTCAATGTTTTGGGGCACTCAGGGTTTTTTGCCGCCAGAATTTCAAAGAGGGGGCTTCAAGCATGCCGATGCCTCAGGCGATATTTTTATGCTTGGAAAAAGCGTATATGTTCTTTTGACCCGTCAAGATCCAACCTATCTTATGGACGAGGGCCTTCCAGCTCCGCTTTTCCATGTGATTGAAAGATGCTGTGCCCTCGACAAGACACGGCGATATCAGTCGTTATCCGATTTAAAGCAAGCCTTAGGTCTGGCATTTGATGTAATGCTTAATCGCGGAGGACGTCTTGGGGAAGTCAATCAGTTGATTGCTACCATAAAGGATAGATTGGTAAATGAGGGCAAATACAAATCCTCCGAGGTCATTGAATTTATTGAGAAATTGTCCTTACTGGAGCACGAGGACCAAGTTCGAATATGTCTTGATCTTGAAAAAAGAATGTTCGTTATTTTGACCCATGAGAAACTTAGAGGGCATGTTGATAATTTCTTGAAAATATATTTGGAAATGATTGAAAGTGAGAATTACGGCTGGTCCTTTGCTGAGAACATTGCAAACAATATGCAGATAATATTTAATGCAGAAGAAATACCTGCCAGGACAAGAGGAAAGGCACTTGATTTGGCAGTTGAGGCGGCAACAAGAATGAATAGATTTGCGGCTATGGATACCTGTAATTCCATGATAACTTCTGTTGACAATAATGAACTGGGTGTTCACATAGCAGCAATAATCCAAGGAAAGCCAGACTCATTTCTCAGTGGAATAGAACCTTCGCAGTGTAAATGTGACAGCATAAGAGCTGCAATTAGGGCTATAAAAGAATAGAGGTATAACCAATCGGTGGAGGCGGACGGATTTTACAAGAGTGCTTTTTAAAAAATGAGTACTAAATTGTTCTTCGTTCCGCCGCCGGTTACTCCAACCGTTAGCGCATAAGGGGTAGGCAACATGAATCAAACGGTTATTGATAAAATCACAAAGCATTATTTGGAATCAGGTGATTTTAATGGATATCCAGTTTATGCCCTAAAGAAGAAATATGAGATTAACGACGAATCAGCAAAAGCACTTCTCCGAGAATTGATTCTTTCCAGAAAGATCGATGTTGTATTCGGAAACATTCACCCAAATCCGCATATAAAGGCATTTTCGGATACATCAGCTGAACAACAGATCGAGTTTCTTGAACAGCTCGAGTTTGTCGACCATTTCTGTTTATACCCTTCCAAGGAAACATTGAGCCAGTTTGTGCAGCGCCCAGATTACAGTAGCGAGCCGTATACAGAGCAACTTGCGCTTGGCGAAGGGCAATTAGATTTTAGGGTGTTCGACCTGTCCGTGCTCGAATACTATAGAAACGATCCAAGGTACCACTATCAAACAGATTTCATAAACGGCCAGATTTCGGTAACAAATGAACACTACGAATCAGAATCCATGCCTGAACATGACCAGGTTCTGCTTCAAACCTTCGGATTTGCTCATGACAAAAACTTGAATAGAGCAGTTGCTGTTTTTTTGAGGTATCTATCGGATCTCAGCCCGGAGCACCAAGCGATTTGGAAATATAAAGAGTTGAAAGGTGATTACCAACTTCATCCCGACTATTTAAGAAATAGTATGGGGCATTGGGGCACAAGAATATCAATTTTTGAAGCCTTCAGTCAGGAAATGCAATTGATCAACGAGATGGCAAACTTGATTGGGAAGCCACCTCTGTTTCGACAGACATATGAGCATGAATACCCACGGAACTTTGGTTTCCTGCTTAGACCCACTCTGGCCGAGCTTAACGCTTTTGTTCTGTTATTAGATCAATTGATGTCTGATAATTTGAACAAGAAATTCTTTTCTCCAGAGTTGGAGCTTGAGCAAGATCATGCACGAGAAGATGGTCGGGTAGAGGTAAGGCGGAAAGGGACCATCGCGCTACTTGATGAATGGGTACATCACTATTTTCAACCAGAAAACCCTGAGCCACTTGACCGCATGATTGCCACTTTCCGCAAGGTTCGCTCTCTACGGCAAAAACCCGCACATTCAATTAGAGAAGACGTATTCGATCAAAAATATTTTCGTGACCAACGGTCTTTGATTATGGATGCATATGGCGCAATACGCACTCTTCGGTTGGTGCTTGCAAATCATCCCAACGTCAAAGCTAATGCTCCAAAAATCAACAAATTCCTTTACGAAGGAAAAATATGGTCCATTTAGGCGTTTACAATGCCATTAATGCTGACCTGTTTTCCGTTCTTGTTGCTCACTACAAATCCGCCGGTTATGGCTGGCGTTATCAAAAAAGATGATTTATCACTACCTAGATGAAACATTCCGCCAATCAGGTGGCTACTGGCACTGTAGTATTGGGGGCCTCCTGGTACCTCCTAGTCAAATTGTTGATTTTGAAATCGAATTCTCGGAGGCAATAGAAAAATGTAACTCTGAAATAGAAAGTTCTTCCTGTAACATAGAATTCAAATACTCTAATTTCTTCAGAGAAAATAGCGATACTTACAAGCTGGCAGTAATTTCTGAATTCGCCAATATTGTCCGAAGCCGTGGCCTTAATATATCAATAAGCCACGCGAAGATTGCAGAAGAAAATGTTCGTGTTTTTGGCGGATTCTTTAGTAGCCCGCAGATAGCAATTCAGTATCTTTCTGCCACAAACATTAAATATCATTTGATGGATATTACGAAGAATCAACAATTACAAATAGTTGTAGATCTTGGGTTAAGTGAATCGTTTCGCCCCATATACGATATACATTCTGGCTCAACAAGATCAATTCCATATATGAAGGCCATGGGTTTAAATGAGTCTGAAATAACATTTCCAAACTACAGGAATTTTCTGGCCCCTTTATATATGGATTCAAGAGACTCTAGAGCAATTCAGTTTTCCGACTTGGTTATTGGTCTTTCATTAGCCAGACAGACAGGCGAACTAACTGGCTTCAAGGCTGATTTGTACCAAGCACTTGAGCCTATACATTCACACATCACAATAAACAGCATTGAATGGAATAAAGACAGGGCTTAATAAGGCCGTAAACCATAACGCATTTTTCGCTCGTTTTACTCATTACTGATTCGCCGATTTGTGCATCCATTGAGAATATAGGAAAATGCTTTCCGATAAAGCACAATCACCAGAACATGAACGGCCCACCCTTTTTGCCAATGTTTGGACCGGCTTATATATTTTCTCAAATGGGTCCTTAGACCACCTAGAACTTATCAGTCGTCCTGTGTGGAACCAGGTGGACAGGTTCATGATATATAAGGTGGCCTTATTGGCATTAACCGGTAGCCACACTAGTTTTTGTTTTTTAAGATTCGATAAACGCTAGCAATTCCGATATCGAGTTGTTCAGCAATTTTCTGTTTTGTCATACCCGACCTGGCTAGTTCTATTACTTGTGGGGCCTTGGCCCTCGCGGTCGGCTTTCTCCCTTGATATTTCCCTTCCTGCTTTGCCTTCCGAATACCTTCTGCTTGGCGCTCCAAAAGCATTTCTCTCTCAAAGGTAGCTATTGCCCCTAACATGGTAAGCATGAGTTTTCCAGTAGGGGTTGAGGTGTCGAGGTTGATGTTAAGTACCTTGAAGGAGACACCTCTCTCTTCCAGTAGGTCTACGATCTCCAAGAGGTGTTTGGTGCTACGAGCTATCCTGTCGAGTTTGGTAATGATAAGGGTATCTCCCTCCCTCATATAATTAAGCATTGCGGCCAATTGTGGTCGATCCCTTTTTACCCCTGAAATTTTCTCTTGGAAAACTTTGTTAACTCCGGCTGCCTGAAGTTGTTCAAGTTGGATATCAAGAGACTGGTCGGCGGTGCTAACTCGCGCATAGCCTATGATGGACATATTTTCTCCTGTTGGTATCAAAAGAGTCTAGGACATAATGAGAATGTCCTATCAAAACCAACATGTCAAGCCTATTGATAGGAGGTTTGCATGAAACAGGAAGCTCTCACAGGGGTATGCTTTATTGAGAATTGGGGAACAGCGAAGGTAGATGGTTTGCAAAAAGCCATGTTTTTATTAAAAAACATACCAGCCTTTGCACCTACTTCCATATTCGCCCTGCTCTTGCATAAGGGGAGTCTTGTATAGTTTATGCCCCCACTTGGTAAGGCATGCTGAAAACTTAGGAAATGATAAAGTATGTCTTCAGGGAAAGGGATCAAAGTGGACATACAGTCTGTCTGCAATTAATTGATAGGGACCTAGAGACACATTTCTAACATCGCCCTTGTGAGAGAAGATTGGCCATGATAAATTAAGCTACGTTTTTATGCTAGTCTTAAAGAAATGTTTTGCGATATCAGTTCTTTTTCTTTTTTATCCCTTTGTTTGTCAACTACCTGCCTTGCGGCACCAACCTTTTCTAGACGAAATGCCAGCATTACGATAGAAAAAAGCAGCTATAAAAGGAAGAAATGCATGTTCCATGAATATAGCTAAAGATACTTTTTTGGCTAAATTGTTGCCCGTTTGAGGATTCCAAAAACTTGAGGAGACATTATGAAACGGCCCGCCTACTTGGAGTCTGGTGAGTTAGCCCGACTGATACCAGTCGCAACTAAACCGGAACTGAGAAATACCTGCGTTACATGTGCCATGCTTATGGCTGTTGAGGAATTTGCTGAAGCTCTACTCTCGCCGTTTGGCGCCCCCACCGGCAAACGGGCCAAAATATATGTATGGGTTGAACCCGTCTTTAAGGGAGACAAGAATAGCACTAAAGAACGACCTGATGCTCTCATCATCGTGGACAACGGCAGAAGGATTTGGCGCGCTCTCGTGGAAGCAAAGGCCAAAAAGACAGACCTTGAGGCTAGCCAGGTCGAGCGTTATCTGGACATTGCCAAGGCGCAGGGGATCGAAGCAGTAATTACAATTTCAAACCAATTTGTGCCAACGCCAACGCAATCACCCTGTGAAATCAATAGACAGAAATTAAAGAAAGTAGTTCTCTATCATTGGTCGTGGTCATACCTTCAAACTGAGGCAAAAATCCAGCTCTCCAAAAGTGCTGTTTCGGACCCTGATCAAGCGTATATGTTGAACGAGTATGTGCGGTATCTTGAGCATGATTCTGCAGGCGTTAGTGAATTCGAACAAATGGGCAAGGAATGGGTAGAATTCTGCAAACTATATTTCGCAAAATCTAAGTTGGACAAAAAATCTCCGATTGCTGCTGCTGTTGTTAGCGATTGGGGTGAATTAATGCGCTGTACTGCCTTACAAATGAGTCGGGAGCTTGAAACAAACGTAACTAAAGTACCGAGTGCAAAAGAACGTTCAAACCCAACCGCACGTGTTGAGGCAGTGAAAAACTCGCTCGTTAATACTGGTGTACTGGAGAGCCGCCTTAACATTCCAGATGCAGCATCCCCGATATCGGTTGAAGCAGACCTTACGCGGCGTTCGGTTACGGTTTCAATGACGGTAGAAGCCCCTCGTGACAAGAAAAGAGCTTCAGCAACGGTTACTTGGCTCTTGCGTCAGCTTGTGAAGACAGAAGACGGGAGCGTGCTAATCGTAGCTAAGTGGCCAGGTCGAACTCCAGACTCCTGTGCAGACCTCAGCAAGATCAGAGGGGATATTGACGCATTGGTTGGGGATCGCAATGGCGCTCTTCCTAGGACCTTTGAAATCAAAACAGTCTCTGATTTGGGAGGGAAGTTCACGCAACGGAGAAATTTTGTCCCAGAAATTGTTTCGTGCGTAACCAAGTTTTATGAGTCTGTTGGTCAATATATTGTGCCGTGGCAGGCACCTCCTCCAAGGCCGAAAAAAACGACTCTAAATGCTGAAGAAGATTCCCAAAGCCAAGATGCAACCGGTGATGAAGTTAATGCATAACAAAGTGTTTGGGCGACTTGCATTCGGGGGCATCGTGACACAACGTTAACTTTCATATAGATCTCAATTCATCAGACATTTAAGGCCCGTCAGAAGCACTTGGCGGGCCTTTCTCGTATTGCAGTGGATAGGGAGAAACTTTATGTGATACATCTGGCAACACAATTATTCATCTTCATCGATACCTAAGCTTTTTACTATGTCATTTAGCTCGTCACGATCAAACTTGGCAAGCCTATCCGTCAACCTATTGTATTGAGTTCTAGTCCATTTCCCCCCTTGCCTTGCCTCGATCCCCATCCTGTTTAACTCTTGAACAACTTCTCCCACGCTATTGTACCCAGCTTTATAAATATCTTTAAGTGGTTTAAGCATCTGCAATGCAAACCGATCGGCCTTTTCCTGCCTAGCCTTGTTTGCATTGGTTAAGTCGGAATTACGTGACACCTCGAGGGTCGGATTACCAAGCTTCACGCCTTTCTGCCTTGCCCTCTCTAAACCCTCCTTGATTTTCCTGCTTCTATCCATATTTAAAGCCTAAGTTTAGCGAAACGTAACCAGGTTAAGTAAATACTAATGGGCTGCCAAAATATACTTTTTACGGCAACAATTATCATATGTTTAGCGAAATGTAACACAGGTGGGTAAATAAATATAAGGATAAAAATTAAGATATTGGGACAAACAAAACCTTCAAGCATCGCACTCCCAGCCAGGGTAAGCCCAAGGATGGGAAGAAGAAAAAAGTTTCCCGAAATCGAAAAAGTAAGATCGCCTAAAAGGGTAAATACTTATAGGGGTAAAAAAATCTGTACTGAATCTTTCATCCGTGGGTCTTTTTAAGGATTTATATCCGAGCAAAAGCGGCGGTTGCAGTCATCAAGTTATGGCAAATGAAAATTACTTACGGATACATAAAGCAACCAGGACAGTGTCTTATGACACTTGATTAGTATAACTGTATCTAAAGTATGATAATTAACAGACAAATCAAGGAGCTAACTAATGAATAACATTCAAAACAATATCAATCAACTTGAGTCACAGATTAATAAAATGAACAAAGAAAATATAGAGTACGATGGGGTTAAGCATATATGGCAAAAAATGAAAGAAAAGTCAGCGAGCATAGACTGGATAAATAATTTTGATTATAAATATTTTACAACAATAACATTTATCAACGAACAAAAAGAGTCCACTTCTAAGAAACAACTATGTGAAATACTAAAAATGATAAATAAGGATTATTTCAAAAATAGGAATAAAAACAAAGAGCATTTTGAGGGTTTTGTGTTTACTGAAAAACAGGCATCTGGAAATATTCACTTCCATATATTGTTTCGTGAAAATATTGTATTTAATGCAAAAAGAAATAGAAACAAGGAATTTGAAAGGGTTTTTAAGGAGAAATGTAGATTGATCAGAAATGCGATACCTCTAAAGGATGGAATTGAATATATTGGAAAAAATACTATCGATCCTGACATTGGAGTGGATGTTCAAGAAGTCTATGACGAGAATATCGTGGAATATTGCATGAAGGATCATCCTCTTTTTAGTAAAAATATAGATAATGTGGGAATCTTAAATTATGATGGATTCGAATAGATATTTTCAACATAGACTTATGATTGCGCTAAATTCTTCACGCATCGCGAACTACCCACACAAGCCTCAATGAACAAAACAAGAAGAATTGACTGTCCGATAATTCCTTTGGTGAAGTACGAAGCAAGTTGGGACAAAATGTAAGACGGCCCAACCTATGCAGAATAGGTTGGGCCGATCATGTTCCGGTGAGCGTGACTTGTGAGACGTCAACAGCATGGATCGCAAGTGTCTAGAAAACCAAGGGCGATTCACTGACTCGCTGATGACCTGTCGCTCATTCTCTAGGTACTTAGGCAGAGCCTTTATATTTAAAACCCATACGTAAGCTGTAATAGCACACAAGTAGATTTGATTATTTAAGGTTCTTCCACTTTCTAATGGATTGTGGTTTTTCTCTTGTGTCTGGGGATTCTTCTTGGCAATCGGGACCAGTGTGTTTTGTTTTGAGATATTTAAAATAGCGTAAGCCGGTTCCAGGAAGCCCAAACGAAGCCCATCTTCTGCCATTTGGCGACACTCCAAAACGCAACCCAAGTGCCCCCCATGACCAACCGACTCCCCTGCCTGATAGATTCGCATTTAAACCACCAAACAAACGAATCCTTCTATACCAACGCCAAGCCATCAATCGTCCTTAAAATATTGTCAGCAGACAGTTCGACAGATTCGCTCCCTCTAAACCAACGCTCCTCTTTTCTGATAGGGTCAACAACTAAGCCAAGGCTGTAGCTATTAGTAAAAAAGTTTTTTTGAGTACTTCTGTCTGTTCCACTAAAAAAAGCTCCTAAATTTGGGTGGCTATGGTACCAACCAACGACGAAATTCGTAGCGTCCCCATGTATATTTGCATCCTGCCACACATTAGCGTCCATACTTAAAGACACGCATGAGGATTTAAATGTTTGGCTTGGTACGGCTTGCGTGATTTTAATAGCAACAATTCCATCAATAAGGTCTTTATTGCTAATTACGTTTCCCAATAGTAAACCACCAAGCTCAACATTTTTTGTAGATAGATGCTCCGAGATGGCTTTGCGAACCAGGCCGCCAAAGAGGACGATTGGCTCATGTTGGGTAAAATTTAATAGCTCAAGGACATCAAATGCCGACCAGTTTGAAGCTATTGAACCTAAAGACAGAGCCCTAATATCAGATCTTACATTGTTCCACTTCATGTTCTTATAAAGAATTTTTCGTTACATTTAGGACAAAAAACATTGCCACTTTTCCCAACAGGAACCCGAAGTGAAGCGTTACATTTAGGACAAGAAACTAAAGTCCTCTCTTCCCCTCCTCCCTCAACATTTTTCCAAGACATTGTCGTTTTTTTAGTCTCCCGGACGACTAATTTGTCTGTGGGGAAAGCATTAGGGTTTTTGCTTATGGCTCCCCTGTACCAGCGTAAAGCATCACTATTTGCAGGAGATTTTTCGTTCAATATTGTCTCATCAAATGTGATGATTTGAATAATTCTCTTTGTTAGCAAGTCTAGCCCTTGCGTAGGAAGCCATTTTGTACCAAAACAGATTTTCCCAGAGGTATAAACATTAGGATGATAAATAGGCGTTATAATTGTAGCTGTTGGCTCCTGAAAAGGGTAACGACTTAATAGCTCTATCTTGACCTCTGTAGTGTCTTGCACTTTATCCGGGTAAGCTTTTGATGGCGCAGTTGGGTATTTAATTTCGAGTACTATTTTATTTATAGGGCTACCTTCAGTACTCTTGATTTTAATTCTTCCATCAAGAGATTTAGCAAGCTCCTCAATTTTCCTTAAGTCCTGTTTCACTCGTTCAGAAAGTGCGCTCATTGATCTACCCTGCCACAAGAACGGGTTGTACTTCTAAAACATCGCCATCTTTTACCCCATACTCGCCAAGTGTTGAATTGGGGGGCAAGGTCTTGCCAGTAGCGGTGTTCACAAGACTATAGTCCGTATCAGTGGGTAGAGACCAGTTATCTACAGATGCCTGAATTACGTCTGATCCCGTATTGTCTGTGTCGAGAGCAACTTCTGCCTTTCTAGTCTGGTCTGCTGTTCGTATGATAATATTAACCTCTGGCATAATAATCCTCCAATTCTATAATTGTGGTTATGTTTCCTGAGTCATAGCGAAGAAACTTACACGGAAATTCGTATCCTTGATAATTTTTCTTTATTTCAGAAATTGAAAAACTGTCTTTAATAATTACTTCAACAGATTCTTTTTGACATTTATCACACTCTGTGATCGTTGAATCAAATTTAGATGCATTTTTAAAAATGATTGTATGAGTACTTAGTTCAGGATCACACTCGATACATCTTTTTGAAACTAAAATAGGGTCACTAGTAATAAAACTACCATTCTTTAAAGAAACTTTTTCACCAAAGACACTTTCTATTTTTGACCTACTGCTAACAATCGATATGTGTTCTTTAACTGAAGAACATGCTACACAATCATTATTTTTATCTAAATCGCTTATCATTGATCTTCCGGTAAATGAATCGATTAGAGTCCTTGTAGGCTTAAATTCATCTTTATTCTTCAGAAAGCTAATTGCATGAGAACATGCAATTGCCCCTGTAATACTTGATGTCAATATTGTTGTTGGAATCTTTTTCTCCACAAAGGAAATCTTTTTCAGCCAGCCACATGAGTATCTCTTCTGGATTCTTTCATATGCAGTGCTTGGCAGATTGCACTCATAGCACGGCAAAAAATGAATTTCCCTGAATGGAAAAACCTCTATTTGGCAGAATTTACTATCTATCCCGGTGTTAATCAGATTTGTTTTAGTAAAAACACATATTTGATTTAATTTTATTCTTGCTTCAAAATTGTCTACACAACACAAAATACAGTCATACGTTTTAGCTTGAGAAAGTGAGAGTTTTTCCCAAAAATCACCAACAAAAAACTTAACATCAATATTAGGGTCAAGCTCTTTAATTCGAGATGCACAAACCTCCGCCTTGCTTTTACCAACATCACCCTCTCTAAACAAAACACTTCTTGTTAAATTATGAATTTCTATACTGTCAAAATCATATAAATCAATCTTGCCAACACCAAGCAATGCAAGGTTTTTAGCAACTTCGTTGCCAACAGCTCCACAACCCACTATGGCAAAAGATGAAGACTTCACGTCCTCTTGAGAGAACCAATCTATAAGCGAATGTCTTAGATACCTATCTGTGGACATTTGTCTATTTTCCTCTTATTTGGGAAACTGCCTCATTCAAGAGCTTTATTACCTCTTCACTATATTCGGACATGAAAGCATCCGTCTTGTCTGGATGATATAAAAGGACCTTTTGTCGATATGCTTTTTTAACATCTTCCGTAGATGCCCCCTGGTCTATCCCAAGCCGTTCGTGGGGAGATTGCTGTTTAATCTTTTCAAGCTGGCTAGAATAGTTTGTTTTTAAATTTTTCCACTTCATCATTTAGCACTCAAAATCATCGACTTTTCAGATACAATAATTTCGTAGCCGAAAGTTTGATGTTTAACAATTAGCCCTCTAACTTTCA
Protein-coding sequences here:
- a CDS encoding serine/threonine protein kinase; the protein is MHFNVGDVIDERFEVTGTCSEAGGMGAILFVKDIEGEITEEIVLKYCKEEDDEYIKRFRREVRLLTEFEGNSKVVQVLHHNVKHDPPYFVMRYYPDGDLTSLADELESDLQCQEEIINAMIACIAELHSQDVFHRDIKPQNFLCDGDSIVVSDFGLGMEPNSTSRFTSSSMFWGTQGFLPPEFQRGGFKHADASGDIFMLGKSVYVLLTRQDPTYLMDEGLPAPLFHVIERCCALDKTRRYQSLSDLKQALGLAFDVMLNRGGRLGEVNQLIATIKDRLVNEGKYKSSEVIEFIEKLSLLEHEDQVRICLDLEKRMFVILTHEKLRGHVDNFLKIYLEMIESENYGWSFAENIANNMQIIFNAEEIPARTRGKALDLAVEAATRMNRFAAMDTCNSMITSVDNNELGVHIAAIIQGKPDSFLSGIEPSQCKCDSIRAAIRAIKE
- a CDS encoding AAA family ATPase, with the protein product MNQTVIDKITKHYLESGDFNGYPVYALKKKYEINDESAKALLRELILSRKIDVVFGNIHPNPHIKAFSDTSAEQQIEFLEQLEFVDHFCLYPSKETLSQFVQRPDYSSEPYTEQLALGEGQLDFRVFDLSVLEYYRNDPRYHYQTDFINGQISVTNEHYESESMPEHDQVLLQTFGFAHDKNLNRAVAVFLRYLSDLSPEHQAIWKYKELKGDYQLHPDYLRNSMGHWGTRISIFEAFSQEMQLINEMANLIGKPPLFRQTYEHEYPRNFGFLLRPTLAELNAFVLLLDQLMSDNLNKKFFSPELELEQDHAREDGRVEVRRKGTIALLDEWVHHYFQPENPEPLDRMIATFRKVRSLRQKPAHSIREDVFDQKYFRDQRSLIMDAYGAIRTLRLVLANHPNVKANAPKINKFLYEGKIWSI
- a CDS encoding recombinase family protein → MSIIGYARVSTADQSLDIQLEQLQAAGVNKVFQEKISGVKRDRPQLAAMLNYMREGDTLIITKLDRIARSTKHLLEIVDLLEERGVSFKVLNINLDTSTPTGKLMLTMLGAIATFEREMLLERQAEGIRKAKQEGKYQGRKPTARAKAPQVIELARSGMTKQKIAEQLDIGIASVYRILKNKN
- a CDS encoding recombinase-like helix-turn-helix domain-containing protein, which gives rise to MDRSRKIKEGLERARQKGVKLGNPTLEVSRNSDLTNANKARQEKADRFALQMLKPLKDIYKAGYNSVGEVVQELNRMGIEARQGGKWTRTQYNRLTDRLAKFDRDELNDIVKSLGIDEDE
- a CDS encoding rolling circle replication-associated protein produces the protein MNNIQNNINQLESQINKMNKENIEYDGVKHIWQKMKEKSASIDWINNFDYKYFTTITFINEQKESTSKKQLCEILKMINKDYFKNRNKNKEHFEGFVFTEKQASGNIHFHILFRENIVFNAKRNRNKEFERVFKEKCRLIRNAIPLKDGIEYIGKNTIDPDIGVDVQEVYDENIVEYCMKDHPLFSKNIDNVGILNYDGFE
- a CDS encoding DUF4236 domain-containing protein, which translates into the protein MAWRWYRRIRLFGGLNANLSGRGVGWSWGALGLRFGVSPNGRRWASFGLPGTGLRYFKYLKTKHTGPDCQEESPDTREKPQSIRKWKNLK
- a CDS encoding Mov34/MPN/PAD-1 family protein, translating into MKWNNVRSDIRALSLGSIASNWSAFDVLELLNFTQHEPIVLFGGLVRKAISEHLSTKNVELGGLLLGNVISNKDLIDGIVAIKITQAVPSQTFKSSCVSLSMDANVWQDANIHGDATNFVVGWYHSHPNLGAFFSGTDRSTQKNFFTNSYSLGLVVDPIRKEERWFRGSESVELSADNILRTIDGLALV
- a CDS encoding ubiquitin-conjugating enzyme E2 — its product is MSALSERVKQDLRKIEELAKSLDGRIKIKSTEGSPINKIVLEIKYPTAPSKAYPDKVQDTTEVKIELLSRYPFQEPTATIITPIYHPNVYTSGKICFGTKWLPTQGLDLLTKRIIQIITFDETILNEKSPANSDALRWYRGAISKNPNAFPTDKLVVRETKKTTMSWKNVEGGGEERTLVSCPKCNASLRVPVGKSGNVFCPKCNEKFFIRT